A window of Belonocnema kinseyi isolate 2016_QV_RU_SX_M_011 chromosome 9, B_treatae_v1, whole genome shotgun sequence contains these coding sequences:
- the LOC117179536 gene encoding uncharacterized protein LOC117179536 isoform X2, with the protein MDTLNDDCLILIFHYLPILDRLTIEKVCKRWTLLSRNSWSNIKRLDFHKNTWGSCSVINKKTFRKVIRLSAKYLTSIDIPYIEDERYRVKLSTPIGFRDICNILTSCDNIQELDMTDSDVFDLQCSTKIKCTNYEHKIVPLLMRHYHRITKIGLIMISFCDREEDWFTLFSKMKKLKSLHLSSIPLYYNGSFFRKLPCDFIEELYFTYKMPLELEENGILNLIMKKCSTLHTIGFENVETLKLDSIIPALIVHKNLKNLVLYGISASRSLVNLALFKLTHLETLDIGGNDFLDDALLELISRKCKHLTELNISDSENVTDSGILHLSVLPKLRHLYIARSLQITCPPFENIPNLEELDCSECEDLNEECLCKFVRKAPQLRKLGIESCPLISNKLLNTIIDVVKLREDNRALDIFLAGTNINLKLLKETPLLLNIHKTRIHRIIS; encoded by the exons ATGGATACATTAAACGACGACTGCCTcatacttatttttcattatctacCCATCTTGGACAGGCTTACAATAGAAAAAG TCTGCAAAAGATGGACATTACTGAGCCGAAATTCTTGGAGTAATATTAAAAGgcttgattttcataaaaatacctgGGGATCATGTTCTGTTATAAACAAGAAGACTTTTCGGAAGGTGATAAGACTTAGTGCAAAATATCTAACATCTATAGACATCCCTTACATAGAAGACGAAAGATATCGTGTAAAACTGTCAACACCAATAGGATTTCGAGATATTTGCAATATTCTTACATCCTGTGATAATATTCAGGAATTAGATATGACAGACAGTGATGTATTTGATCTTCAGTGTTCAACAAAAATCAAATGTACCAATTACGAACATAAAATTGTACCATTGTTGATGCGCCATTATCATAGAATCACAAAAATTGGCTTAATAATGATCTCTTTTTGTGATAGAGAAGAAGATTGGTTCACTTTATTTTCAAAGATGAAAAAACTCAAATCTCTTCATTTATCTTCAATTCCTCTGTATTACAATGGTAGTTTTTTTCGCAAATTGCCATGTGACTTTATCGAAGAGCTCTATTTTACTTATAAAATGCCCCTTGAATTAGAAGAAAATggtattttaaatttg atcatgAAGAAATGTTCAACTCTTCATACAATTGGGTTTGAAAACGTAGAAACGCTCAAATTAGATTCCATAATTCCAGCCTTAATTGTGCATAAAAACTTGAAGAATTTAGTACTTTATGGTATATCTGCATCAAGGAGTTTAGTAAATTtggcattatttaaattaacacatCTCGAAACATTAGACATTGGAGGAAACGATTTTCTTGACGATGCCCTTTTAGAATTAATATCACGAAAATGCAAACATCTCACAGAATTAAACATATCAG aTTCTGAAAACGTAACTGATAGTGGCATTTTGCATCTTTCTGTTCTACCGAAGCTTCGTCATTTATATATAGCACGTTCACTGCAAATTACTTGTCCACCATTCGAAAATATTCCAAACTTGGAAGAATTAGATTGCTCAGAATGCGAAGATTTAAACGAAGAATGTTTAtgtaaatttgttcgaaaagctCCTCAACTCCGAAAACTTGGAATAGAATCTTGtcctttaatttcaaataaactgtTAAATACAATCATTGACGTTGTTAAATTGCGAGAAGACAATAGAGCGTTAGATATTTTTCTAGCTGGGAccaatatcaatttaaaattattaaaggaaacgccacttttattaaatattcataagaCGCGGATTCATCGTATTATTTCATGA